A genomic window from Xylanibacillus composti includes:
- a CDS encoding ASCH domain-containing protein: MILPMKAITVWQPWATLIALRLKRLETRGWATSYRGSLAIHAAKYIDREACEREPIKSALAEHAYAAENLPTGAVVALASLSGCYRIYNTVDNGVHIVRCPNDEYEFDKVHYIGRKEEVFGDYTEGRYAWELTDVRKLDEPIPAKGKQRIWNWEGGTYEAANS; encoded by the coding sequence ATGATTTTGCCAATGAAGGCGATTACCGTTTGGCAGCCGTGGGCGACGCTGATCGCGTTGCGACTCAAGCGACTGGAGACGCGAGGTTGGGCGACGTCCTACCGCGGTTCGCTGGCCATCCATGCAGCCAAGTATATCGATCGCGAAGCTTGCGAACGGGAGCCGATCAAGTCGGCGTTAGCCGAGCACGCCTACGCGGCCGAAAATCTGCCGACGGGAGCGGTGGTGGCATTGGCTAGCTTATCAGGCTGTTACCGCATTTACAACACAGTTGATAATGGTGTGCATATCGTCAGATGCCCAAATGATGAATATGAGTTCGATAAGGTTCATTACATCGGAAGAAAAGAAGAAGTGTTTGGAGATTACACAGAAGGTCGGTATGCCTGGGAATTGACTGACGTTAGGAAGTTGGATGAGCCGATCCCGGCCAAAGGTAAGCAGCGGATCTGGAATTGGGAAGGAGGTACATATGAAGCAGCTAACTCATAA
- a CDS encoding LexA family protein, giving the protein MKQLTHKQAAALASIESFIQRNSYSPTIRELAKELRYKSSSTVHALLDKLEEKGYISREEAGPRTIRVLKGTQPSSDELATMNETLIQQMQVIADTSTEESIAGAARQTLRDLGVYMESK; this is encoded by the coding sequence ATGAAGCAGCTAACTCATAAGCAAGCGGCCGCGCTGGCTAGCATCGAATCCTTCATCCAGCGCAACAGCTACTCACCGACGATCCGGGAGCTGGCCAAAGAACTCAGGTATAAGAGCAGTTCTACGGTGCATGCGCTGCTGGACAAGTTGGAGGAGAAAGGCTACATCAGCCGCGAGGAGGCGGGGCCGCGGACGATTAGGGTACTCAAGGGGACGCAGCCAAGCAGTGACGAGTTGGCCACAATGAATGAAACTCTTATTCAGCAAATGCAAGTCATTGCGGACACCTCGACAGAAGAATCTATTGCAGGAGCTGCACGACAGACATTACGGGATTTAGGAGTTTATATGGAGTCAAAATAA